The Euzebya sp. genome has a segment encoding these proteins:
- a CDS encoding HNH endonuclease, with product MITAYDGRCAMCELRHPSLLDGAHIVPDGHPDGLAITANGLSLCKIHHAAYDQRFIGVRPDMVIEVDDDLLHEVDGPMLRHGLQDLHRERLRVLPRRRVDRPDPIRLEWRYTQFRERRDA from the coding sequence GTGATCACTGCGTACGACGGCCGGTGCGCGATGTGCGAGCTCCGGCATCCGTCCCTCCTCGACGGCGCGCACATCGTGCCCGACGGCCACCCGGATGGTCTCGCCATCACCGCGAACGGCCTCTCACTCTGCAAGATCCACCACGCCGCCTACGACCAGCGATTCATCGGCGTCCGCCCGGACATGGTCATCGAGGTCGATGACGACCTGCTCCACGAGGTCGACGGGCCCATGCTCCGCCACGGCCTGCAGGACCTCCACCGAGAACGCCTGCGCGTGCTCCCGCGCCGCCGGGTCGACCGTCCCGATCCGATTCGACTCGAGTGGCGCTACACCCAGTTCCGGGAGCGTCGTGACGCATGA